The region TGCCAGGTCCTCGACCAGCGACCGGATGCCCTGCGCCGCGCCCCAGCGCACCGGCCCCGGCTTCACCGAGACGTCGTCGCCGTCGAGCAGGCAGAAGGTGTCGGTCCACTCGCGGGCCAGCCCGCGCTCGGACCAGTCCTCCACGACCGCGGCGAACCCGGGCTCGGTCACCGTGAAGTAGGACGCCCCGAGGTCGACGCGCCGCTCCCACAGCCCGCGCGTGGCCATCCGGCCACCGGCGGCGTGCCCGCGGTCCACGAGGCGTACGTCGATCCCGGCCGCGCGCAGCTCCCGCGCGCACGCGACTCCCGCGATGCCGGCACCCACCACCACGACGTCAGCCATGCCACGACCCTAGGCCGCGGGTGCTGGACTGGCCGCATGACCACCTCGTTGCTGATCCTGGCCGACACCCACCTGCCCGTGCGGGCCCGGGACCTGCCGGCGGAGGTGTGGACGGCCGTCGACGCGGCGCACGTCGTGGTGCACGCCGGCGACTGGGTCGACGTGGGCCTCCTCGACGAGCTCGACTCACGTGCGCGCCGCCTCGTCGGGGTCTTCGGCAACAACGACCACGGCGAGCTGCGCACCCGCCTGCCCGAGGTCGCGCGCGTGGAGGTCGGGGGCGTGCGGATCGGGGTCGTGCACGAGACCGGGCAAGCGAGGGGCCGCGAGGAGCGGATGAGCGCCCTCCACCCCGATCTCGACGTCCTGGTCTTCGGGCACAGCCACATCCCGTGGGACAGCACGACCGCCACCGGGCTGCGGCTGCTCAACCCGGGCTCACCGACCGACCGGCGGCGCCAGCCGCACTGCACCTACCTGACCGCGACGGCCGCCCACGGCGAGCTCCGCGACGTCACCCTGCACCGGCTGCCGCGACGGGTCTAGGCGTCCGGGCCGTCGGCCTTCCGCGTCGGGCAGTCGTCGTTGGTGCAGCGGCGCACGTCGACCGGGTCGTCCCCCGCGCCGACGTAGCCCTCCCGCGGACCGGCCGGGCCGTCCGTGGCGCCTCCGTCCGAGCCGGGGTGGGGGACCAGCCGGACCTCGGAGCCGCACACCGAGCACTTCTCGTAGTCGTCGTACACCTCTCGAACCTACCCGCACGGGGCCCGTGCGAGGCTTCGCCGCATGGAGAGCATCGAGGTCGCCGTCATCGGGTCCGCCCGGCTCGGGCCGGACGACGAGGCCTACCAGGACGCCGTACGCCTCGGCGGGGCGCTCGCGGCGGAGGGCTGGACCGTCGTGACCGGCGGGTACGGCGGGCTGATGGGCGCGACCTCCTCGGGCGCCGCCGCGGCCGGCGGCCACACCGTCGGGCTGCCGATGTCGGCGTGGACGCACCTCGCGCCGCACGAGAGCAACGCCGAGGTCCGGTGGGCGGCCGACTACGCCGAGCGGCTGCGCCTGCTGATGGCCGCCGACGCGGTGGTGGCGCTGCCCGGTGGCATCGGCACCCTCGCCGAGGCGGCGATGGTGTGGGGCGCTGCCCAGACCGAGCCCGGCGCCGCCCAGCTCGTGATGGTCGGTCGGTCGTGGGAGGCCGTGCGTGACGTCGTCGGCGCGAACCTCGTCGCGGACCCCGCCGACGTCGCGATCGCGCGCTGCGTCGCGACGGTCGACGACGTCGTGCCGGCCGTGCGCGAGGCGCTCGCGCGCCCGTCGGCCGCGCGGGGTGGACGCGGCTGACCGCCTCTCAGTCGCGCGGCAGCGCGCTCGCGGCCAGAGCCGCTCCCCCGCCGACGAGGCCGACCAGGAGCAGCACGTCGGTCCGGTCGTCCGGCACGTCGGGCGACATGGCGAAGTACGCCGTCAGCGCGGCGGCCACGACCAGGACGCCGATCACGACGCGTGCCAGCGCCGCCGCGCCCGGACCGGCCGGCGGCCGCGGACCGGCGTTGCGCCGCTCCTCCTCGACCTTCGACCACGCGGCCGCCTGCTCCGGGGTGCGGGTGCGCTCGGGCTCGGTCATGCGCCCAGTATGGCGCTGCGCCCGGCGATCAGGTCGAGGAGCGTCCGGTCCGCGCCGTGGTGGCGTACCGGGCCGCGAGCTCGGCGAAGGCCTCGACGAGCTCGGCGGGCTCGACGACCTCCATGGGGACCTCGAAGCGGCCGAGGGACGCGGCCAGCGAGCCCCACGACCAGGAGCCGGACTCAAGGCTGCACCGGGTCTCGTCGACGGCGCGCACGGTCCCGTCACCCGCGAACGGCAGGACCTCGCGGGCGGGCAGGTCGAGGATGACGGTCCCGCGGCAGGCCCACTCGTTCACGTCGCGGCCCTTGAACCGCGCGGAGACGAACTCGCGCACGTCGCCGCCGGGGACCTCGCGGGGCGTGAACCTCGGGCCGGTGGGGATCCGGGGAGTGACCCGGTCGACGCTGAACAGGCGCCAGTCGTCACGGTCGAGGTCCCACGCCAGGAGGTACCACCGGCCCCGGGAGGTGACGATCCGGTGCGGTTCCACGCGCCGGGGCGGCGAGGTCGTCCCTGCGGCCGGGTCGGCGTCACGGGCGGCGTAGTCGAAGCGGAGGACCTCGCGCGCACGGACGGTGCCGGCGAGGGAGACGAGCACGTCGACCGGGACCTGGGCGGGGGTCCCGCTGCCGGCACTGCCCGTGATGGCGGTGACCTCGAGCGCGTCGAGCCGGTGGCGCAGCCGCGACGGCATCACCTGGCGGATCGTGGCGAGGGCGCGGATCGCGCCCTCCTCGATCCCGACCCCGGCGGCGGGTGCGGTCTGCAACGCGACGGCGACCGCGACGGTCTGGTCGTCGTCGAACAGCAGCGGCGGGAGCTCGCTGCCCGCCCCGAGCCGGTAGCCGCCCTCGGGGCCCATCGTCGCCCCGATGCTGTAGCCCATCTCGCGCAGCCGCTCGATGTCGCGTCGCACCGTGCGGTCGCTGACCTCCAGCCGCTCGGCCAGCAGCGAGCCCGGCCAGTCCCGGCGGCTCTGCAGCAGGGAGAGCAGGTGCAGCAGACGCGAGGTCGTGGTCGTCATCTCCTGAGTCTCCTCCAGGTGCAGGACACAAGCCGTCCTACACGCCCGCCGACCCGCCAGCCCTACAGTGGGCTCCCATGCACACCGAGGGCACCTTCACCGTCACGTCGTTCGTCCCCACCGAGCTCGCGCCCGAGCCCGCGATCGCGACGGGCATGCCCGTCGGCGTGGCCCGGATGGAGAAGGACTTCGCCGGCGGGGTGACGGGGAGGGCGGCCACCCTCTTCACCGCTGCCTTCGACCAGGCCACCGGCGTGGGCACCTACGTCGCGATGGAGTCGTTCGAGGGTGCGCTCGACGGCCGGACCGGCAGCTTCAACTTCGCGCACTCCGCCACCACGACCGGGACCGATCGGCTCGCGCCGTTCTTCACCATCGTGCCGGCGAGCGGCACCGGTGACCTCACCGGGCTGACCGGGTCCGGCGGACTGACCGTCGACGACGACGGCACGCACCGCATCTGGTTCGACTACGAGCTGCCTGCCTGACGCGGGCCGTCGGCCACCTCGCCGCTCGTGCAGCCGCTGCTGCGCCTCGGCGAGGAACGCCAGGCAGGGTGCGTCATTGCCCGGGTGCTTCTCGACGAGGTGGAAGATCCAGCGGTCCATCGCGGCCATGAAGCCGTTGTCGTCCCCGGCCCGGTGGGTCGACCAGGCGCGGTGGCCGCGGGCCGTGCAGGTCGTGCAGCTGATGCGGTAGAGGAACTGCTGCTCGCCGTCGAGGTCGATCCTCACCCGGGCCAGGGGGCCCGCCTGGGCCGCAGCCTTCCTCTCGCGCGCCGAGCGGCTCGCCACCATGTCGCCTCCTGGATGAGCAGCCGGACGATCGCGGCAGCCGGTCCATTCAACCCCAGCCGCATCTGGTCAGTCCTCATGGGGAGCAGCCATGATGTGACCCCCGCCACATCGAGGAGCCGACCATGACGTACGAGATCCCCGCCGATGTCGCGGAGGTCCGCGAGCAGTACGAAGCCCGCATCCTCGGCCTGCACATGCCGGCGCAGGTGCGCGCGGCGGCCGGCAAGCACGGCGACATGCCGGCCTTCTCCGACCGCTTCGACGTGCCCGAGGGCGAGACGTGGTCCACGATCACGTGGGCCGAGACGTGGGAGCAGACCCAGCGCGTGGCCGCCGCGCTCATCGACCTCGGCGTCGACCGGGGCGATCCCGTCGCGATCATGGCCGCCAACCGGACGGCGCACACGCTGGCCGACTACGGAGCGATGGCGGCCGCCGCGGTCCCCATGTCGATCTACAACACCCTCGCGCAGGAGCAGGTCGCCTTCATCGCCGCGGAGTCGCGCCCGGTGGTCGTGGTGCTCGAGGACCACGACCGCTACCAGCGCTGGGAGCGCGCCCTCGCCGAGGTCGACTCGATCCGCCACGTGGTGATGCTCGCCGACCGCGAGCGCGTCGACGACGCCCGTGCGATGACGTGGGACGAGTTCCTCGCGCACGGCGAGGACACCAGCGGCGTCGAGGAGCGGATGGAGCGGATCACGCCCGACCTCCCGGCGACCTACCTCTACACGTCCGGCACCACCGGCAACCCCAAGGGCGTGGTGCTCACCCACCACAACGTGATGTTCGAGGCCGTCTCCACCCTCGACAACGCCGGCCTGCAGGGCCCGCAGCGGGCGATCAGCTACCTGCCGCTCGCGCACATCGCCGAGCGGATCCTGGCGACGTACTCCCCTCCCTTCCTCGGCAGCCACGTGCACGCGATCCCCGACCCGGCGGGCCTGCTCGGCGCGCTCGGGGAGGTGCACCCGACGGCGTTCTTCGGCGTCCCGCGGGTGTGGGAGAAGATCAAGACCGGCATCTCCGCCAGGCTCGCCGAGGACCCCGACCCGGCCAACCAGGAGATGGTGAGGAACGCCATGGCGGCGGGCCTCGCCTGGACGGAGGCCCAGCAGTACGGCGCCACGATGACGCCCGAGGTCGAGGAGGCCTACGCGAAGGCCGACGAGGCGATCCTCGGCTTCCTCCGGCTGCTGCTCGGCCTCGACCAGGTGACGTGGGCGGCGAGCGCCGCCGCGCCGATGCCGCTGGAGGTCGCGAAGTTCATGGGCGGCCTCGGCCTGCGGGTGTACGACGTCTACGGCATGACCGAGACGACCGGGGCCTTCACCT is a window of Nocardioides oleivorans DNA encoding:
- a CDS encoding AMP-dependent synthetase/ligase, translating into MTYEIPADVAEVREQYEARILGLHMPAQVRAAAGKHGDMPAFSDRFDVPEGETWSTITWAETWEQTQRVAAALIDLGVDRGDPVAIMAANRTAHTLADYGAMAAAAVPMSIYNTLAQEQVAFIAAESRPVVVVLEDHDRYQRWERALAEVDSIRHVVMLADRERVDDARAMTWDEFLAHGEDTSGVEERMERITPDLPATYLYTSGTTGNPKGVVLTHHNVMFEAVSTLDNAGLQGPQRAISYLPLAHIAERILATYSPPFLGSHVHAIPDPAGLLGALGEVHPTAFFGVPRVWEKIKTGISARLAEDPDPANQEMVRNAMAAGLAWTEAQQYGATMTPEVEEAYAKADEAILGFLRLLLGLDQVTWAASAAAPMPLEVAKFMGGLGLRVYDVYGMTETTGAFTSNGPEHFKLGTVGVPNPGIEVRLAEDGEILTRGPVNTPGYHQQEAATRNLIDEDGWIHTGDIGTVDDDGFYSVVDRKKELIITSAGKNIAPSNIENYLKESPIVGHAMALGDDQAYVVAILTLDGEIAPLVAARMGLEQGVDYLDLADLSTKEPIRAMVQAAVDAANERLSRPEQVKAWELLADEWTAESEELTPTLKLKRRVVRTKYADVVDRLYG
- a CDS encoding LOG family protein; translation: MESIEVAVIGSARLGPDDEAYQDAVRLGGALAAEGWTVVTGGYGGLMGATSSGAAAAGGHTVGLPMSAWTHLAPHESNAEVRWAADYAERLRLLMAADAVVALPGGIGTLAEAAMVWGAAQTEPGAAQLVMVGRSWEAVRDVVGANLVADPADVAIARCVATVDDVVPAVREALARPSAARGGRG
- a CDS encoding DUF3224 domain-containing protein, yielding MHTEGTFTVTSFVPTELAPEPAIATGMPVGVARMEKDFAGGVTGRAATLFTAAFDQATGVGTYVAMESFEGALDGRTGSFNFAHSATTTGTDRLAPFFTIVPASGTGDLTGLTGSGGLTVDDDGTHRIWFDYELPA
- a CDS encoding metallophosphoesterase family protein → MTTSLLILADTHLPVRARDLPAEVWTAVDAAHVVVHAGDWVDVGLLDELDSRARRLVGVFGNNDHGELRTRLPEVARVEVGGVRIGVVHETGQARGREERMSALHPDLDVLVFGHSHIPWDSTTATGLRLLNPGSPTDRRRQPHCTYLTATAAHGELRDVTLHRLPRRV
- a CDS encoding helix-turn-helix transcriptional regulator — translated: MTTTTSRLLHLLSLLQSRRDWPGSLLAERLEVSDRTVRRDIERLREMGYSIGATMGPEGGYRLGAGSELPPLLFDDDQTVAVAVALQTAPAAGVGIEEGAIRALATIRQVMPSRLRHRLDALEVTAITGSAGSGTPAQVPVDVLVSLAGTVRAREVLRFDYAARDADPAAGTTSPPRRVEPHRIVTSRGRWYLLAWDLDRDDWRLFSVDRVTPRIPTGPRFTPREVPGGDVREFVSARFKGRDVNEWACRGTVILDLPAREVLPFAGDGTVRAVDETRCSLESGSWSWGSLAASLGRFEVPMEVVEPAELVEAFAELAARYATTARTGRSST